The following coding sequences are from one Plasmodium knowlesi strain H genome assembly, chromosome: 9 window:
- a CDS encoding serine/threonine protein kinase, putative has product MKKGFLLNKNIYDIEEKVIKDEKDTTNRKYRKDDFEIYMHIGSGNFSEVFMVKLKNDPSKTYSLKIFKKEQVNRMNIINSLLTEKHTMTKLNVPGHTNVIKLIDTFKDKENVYLLYEYADYELWEFLKTRSVGIDETITFNIILQMIHALEYIHKNNVIHRDLKCENFLINKDGTIKLIDFGTSKDLDNVPLQTVKPEPSQEDTELRKFVLKKKNSNNVTEENFKREHPPENGNILSDVEVNEKCSNDNDRDTDDSDDKNNSSDNNNNNDSNDNNEKIDKRLKDGNPKNCILKELKSKEMYEINNKIVPKENDDRLNVLKSSKYPIDKNKYNYRKKKTFDNYVGTANFMPPEALTNKCSGKARDLWSLGCTIYQLVTGIVPFDGSTEWFIYNKIKKKEIKYPPLMSSELADLIEKLIAVNPEERLGFKKGCKEILQHPYFQKYNYSSFNFKIPQISKSEQIYTNVINKYREYVIEKRKQRQNDNNSCEEISKKIDKMKTDLLNIIKFDTVCYSEENESTVLKKKIAETINLFLQEFLEQEKREVEEAEKWLQRYSSK; this is encoded by the coding sequence atgaaaaaaggatttttaCTGAACAAAAACATATACGatattgaagaaaaagtaataaaagatgaaaaagataCGACGAATAGAAAATATCGCAAAGATGATtttgaaatatatatgcacataggAAGTGGTAACTTCAGTGAAGTTTTTATGGTGAAATTGAAGAATGATCCGTCCAAAACTTACTCtcttaaaatatttaagAAAGAACAGGTTAATAGAATGAACATAATTAATTCTCTCTTGACAGAGAAACATACCATGACAAAGTTAAATGTCCCAGGGCATACAAATGTTATTAAGTTAATTGACACTTTTAAAGACAAAGAAAATGTGTACTTATTGTACGAATATGCTGATTATGAATTAtgggaatttttaaaaactcgCAGTGTTGGAATTGACGAAACTATAACATTTAACATAATACTTCAAATGATTCACGCGTTAgaatacatacataaaaataacgTAATACATAGGGACTTAAAGTGTGAAAACTTTCTTATAAATAAAGATGGGACAATTAAATTGATTGATTTTGGCACTTCTAAAGATTTAGATAATGTACCATTGCAAACAGTGAAGCCCGAGCCCTCACAAGAAGACACGGAATTGCGTAAAtttgtattaaaaaaaaaaaatagcaataaTGTAACAGAAGAAAACTTCAAACGTGAACATCCTCCGGAAAATGGCAACATTTTAAGTGATGTAGAAGTGAATGAAAAGTGTTCAAATGATAATGATAGAGACACGGATGATAGCGACGACAAGAATAATAGCAGCGataacaacaataacaatgATAGCAACgataataatgaaaaaatcgaTAAAAGGTTGAAAGACGGAAATCCCAAAAATTGTATTCTTAAAGAACTCAAGAGTAAGGAAATGTACGaaattaataataaaatagtgCCGAAAGAAAATGACGATCGTttaaatgttttaaaaagtaGCAAATATCCAatagataaaaataaatacaactatagaaaaaaaaaaacgttcgATAACTATGTTGGAACTGCAAATTTTATGCCCCCAGAGGCATTAACTAATAAGTGTAGTGGAAAAGCCCGGGATCTATGGAGTCTTGGATGTACTATCTACCAGTTAGTGACAGGAATAGTCCCATTTGATGGTTCTACCGAATGGTTCATTtataacaaaataaagaaaaaagaaatcaaaTATCCACCTTTAATGTCATCTGAATTAGCAGATttaatagaaaaattaatagCTGTTAATCCAGAAGAAAGGTtaggatttaaaaaagggtGCAAAGAAATTTTACAGCATCcctattttcaaaaatataattatagcTCATTTAATTTTAAGATACCACAAATATCAAAATCAGAACAAATTTATACAAAcgtaataaataaatatcgCGAATATGtaattgaaaaaaggaaacaaagaCAAAATGATAACAACTCGTGTGAAGAAATTAGTAAAAAGATagacaaaatgaaaacggACCTGTTAAATATCATTAAATTTGATACTGTGTGTTACAGTGAAGAAAACGAATCAACAGttctaaagaaaaaaattgcagagACCATTAATTTATTCCTTCAAGAATTTCTCGAACAGGAAAAACGTGAAgtagaagaagcagaaaaatggTTACAACGATACAGTAGTAAataa
- a CDS encoding peptidase M16, putative: MKRIMAITKCSLISILFLLLLFYQESSCSKKALNNGKNNYGLNDDELGAILFGLNYDSIAKNKDNLEKRKNVENESIFLRNFANEDTSNNTQSEKTQKEIETESVNSNKKEVATSEKNHISNENLSVKNEKVELKNDELLGGNFDKDKVNKKGDNTSTTNNDDLTNSSGKQSVDIRESQNINNYIQKTGDTNIEKSESLQKDVNIKNHNEETNDAKRLDSRQTNSEKSKISKDTIDKSVQSNEFTKLAINRLDKKENELKSANLEKNQNAKKDLLENAPQREDGKKITHPENSKSDEYGVNVSLNNEEVKNTNTKSVSNSEDHTVSYSEEKFGTHVANSPKGMLKIIKPVQFHESVYSKLNDGSPEYDENSILNGINENNENIFSEKITLRKGAKDRNEYEYFKLKSNDFKVLGIINKYSSRGGFSISVDCGGYDDFDEVPGISNLLKHAIFYKSEKRNTTLLSELGKYSSKYNSYISESFTSYYATAHSEDIYHLLNLFAENLFYPVFSEEHIQNEVKEINNKYISMENSPEYCLKIASQYITDFKYSKFFVNGNYTTLCENVLKNRLSIKNILAEFHKKCYQPRNMSLTILLGNKVNTADHYNMKDVENMVVHIFGKIKNESYPIGGEGIEKQINRMESERVNSNGKKDSYNDANFIYMEGRNEKEAVFLQYMNELHYSLDLNQKTRYVEILKKEKWGDQLYLYWSSRTNAELCKKIEEFGSMSFLREIFSDFRRKGFYYKISVENKYVYDLEVTSICNKYYLNFGILVKLTQSGKSNLAHLIHICNVFVNEISKLFDRDSLDKGISKYILDYYREKALVTDLNFNSDNVNVSLNDLVIYSNRLLLHADDPSSLLTINSLIEDKYKNDFRNHIKITSLLGSLIRNDNLNIINVVDVFSLTDQSEIPNTTITYALGENPYLVGEGRVTNDVNIALPEIKVCPFNNFDHNNVLHEESFFCVPYSNRENFEFSDTKPMFVSEENKNKFRDNVLYSMPCLIKSSYGYNVYFKKGLTDASKVKADFVFYFPSEKFTFYEAIFSRIHIIILRKKIKLFLTDYASCSINVHIKHNAESYTVHVDSNSYYFAELISKLGDLLSVKETPSKEEFADAYDELSMYVRSSRELGAANSLKIMNSLFNQYDPTDKEMDDLLSAYFFYPSYKDYTKYVVDFFHRNYVSIFIYGNIAMTTEKENENATSYTDQNADNGGRGVPNSSSHVNVKDNTNASVNGNADQHRSSLMLYTEANNKGSVSQWEERDNRLQAHEKLGEQAFAAASVQISHNGVGIEYLVNLSESFIKKVTNGAVRRSESTYYTSKLVHNEDVEINIPNMSQNRSSSIIVSYTIESESLLSDVLINIIVDLISSDFVKVSKLRYNDGYMVEVKPFFTRYGLSGLLFVIQSFDKDVEKLEAHICTFVKYVIFQLMNIGMSDMVKKLESMKEYYIINNTIFTFDQEYASITDQLASGMECFDKKYKIIKIFDELINCPKIILNKMNDILKNSKKAIFKEYKEVHESSGKSDQVENTNSYMCNYSRKAPPKLSSVQLAANSRLAKKNKPKERTLRNDTFRMNKLHKKENFINVSNFVEIKREGFFQYVMDYFSSNVNSPLNDSNYLDFKSCDEEMSKRNFHVFYNFANDINKIREYFLLMFSSDKKIREKCSVDYEEIRQYCSEY, from the coding sequence ATGAAACGTATAATGGCAATTACAAAATGTTCACTTATTAgcattttgttcttgttacttttattttaccAAGAAAGTTCATGCAGTAAAAAAGCGTTAAATAATGGCAAGAACAATTATGGATTAAACGATGATGAATTAGGGGCAATACTATTCGGGCTTAATTATGACTCAATAGCCAAAAATAAAgacaatttggaaaaaaggaaaaatgtagaaaatgaaTCCATATTCCTTCGCAATTTTGCCAATGAAGACACATCGAACAACACGCAGAGtgaaaaaacacaaaaagaaattgaaacTGAAAGTGTGAATAGCAACAAAAAAGAGGTTGCTACTTCAGAGAAGAATCACATAAGCAACGAAAACTTGTccgttaaaaatgaaaaggttgAACTAAAGAATGATGAACTGTTAGGGGGAAATTTTGACAAGGATAAAGtaaacaaaaagggagatAACACAAGCACTACTAATAATGATGATTTAACAAATAGCAGTGGAAAACAAAGTGTAGACATTAGGGAATCccaaaatataaataactACATACAGAAGACAGGTGACACGAATATAGAAAAATCGGAGTCCCTGCAAAAAGATGTGAACATTAAAAATCATAATGAAGAAACTAATGACGCGAAAAGGTTAGATAGCAGACAAACAAACagtgaaaaaagtaaaatatcGAAAGACACAATTGATAAAAGTGTTCAATCGAATGAGTTCACAAAATTGGCCATTAACAGGttagataaaaaagaaaatgaactaAAAAGTGCCAAtctggaaaaaaatcaaaatgcaaaaaaagacTTATTAGAAAATGCCCCCCAAAGAGAAgatggcaaaaaaataactcATCCTGAAAATTCCAAGAGTGATGAGTATGGTGTGAACGTTTCACTAAATAATGAAGAGgtaaaaaatacaaacacTAAAAGTGTATCCAATTCTGAAGATCATACCGTTAGCTATTCAGAAGAAAAGTTCGGTACGCACGTTGCGAATTCCCCAAAAGGCATGctgaaaattataaaaccAGTGCAATTCCATGAAAGCGTATACAGTAAATTAAATGATGGCTCTCCTGAATATGACGAAAATTCAATTTTAAACGGAATAAACGAAAACAATGAAAATATCTTTTCCGAAAAGATAACTTTAAGAAAAGGTGCTAAAGACAGAAACGAATATGAATACTTCAAGCTGAAAAGTAATGACTTTAAAGTATTaggaataataaataaatattcctCAAGAGGGGGATTCTCCATATCGGTTGACTGCGGAGGGTATGACGATTTCGATGAAGTCCCAGGAATTTCTAACTTATTGAAGCatgctattttttataaatctgaaaaaagaaacacaaCGCTATTAAGCGAATTGGGAAAATATTCATCAAAATATAACAGCTATATTAGTGAATCCTTTACTAGTTACTATGCAACTGCCCATTCTGAAGACATTTACCATTTGCTTAATTTATTTGCagaaaatttgttttatCCTGTATTTAGTGAAGAACatatacaaaatgaagttaaagaaattaataataaataCATTTCTATGGAAAATAGTCCTGAATATTGCCTGAAAATTGCTAGTCAGTACATCACAGATTTTAAATATTCGAAATTTTTCGTCAATGGAAATTACACCACTTTGTGCGAAAACGTTTTAAAGAATAggttaagcataaaaaatattttggctgaatttcataaaaaatgttatcaGCCAAGAAATATGTCCTTGACAATACTGTTAGGAAACAAGGTAAATACTGCCGATCACTACAACATGAAGGATGTTGAAAATATGGTTGTCCACATATttggaaagataaaaaatgagagCTACCCCATTGGTGGGGAGGGTATAGAGAAACAAATTAATCGTATGGAATCAGAAAGGGTAAATTctaatgggaaaaaagacaGTTATAATGATGCAAATTTCATCTACATGGAAGGgcgaaatgaaaaggaagctGTGTTTCTCCAATATATGAATGAGCTTCATTACTCGCTTGATTTAAACCAGAAGACCAGGTATGttgaaatattaaaaaaggaaaaatggggggatCAACTTTACCTGTACTGGAGTTCCAGAACTAATGCTGagttgtgtaaaaaaattgaagagtTTGGATCAATGTCATTTTTACGTGAAATATTTTCTGACTTCAGAAGGAAAGGATTTTATTATAAGATATCtgtggaaaataaatatgtgtatgatttggAGGTTACCAGCATATGTAATAAGTACTACTTGAATTTCGGAATATTGgtaaaattaacacaaagcGGGAAAAGTAACCTCGCTCAtcttatacacatatgcaacGTGTTCGTTAACGAAATAAGCAAGTTATTTGATCGTGACAGTTTAGATAAAGGTATAAGTAAATACATCCTTGACTATTACAGGGAGAAAGCATTGGTCACCGATTTGAATTTTAACAGTGATAATGTTAATGTAAGCCTTAATGATTTAGTAATTTATTCGAACAGATTACTGCTTCACGCTGATGACCCATCTtcccttttaaccattaataGTTTAATTGAAGACAAGTATAAAAATGACTTTCGCAATCACATTAAAATAACAAGTTTGTTGGGATCTCTAATTAGAAATGATAATTTAAATATTATAAACGTTGTAGATGTATTCAGCTTAACAGACCAGAGTGAAATTCCGAATACTACCATAACGTATGCTTTAGGGGAAAATCCATATTTGGTTGGTGAAGGAAGAGTTACAAACGATGTAAATATTGCACTTCCAGAAATAAAAGTTTGCCCTTTCAACAACTTTGACCATAACAACGTTTTACATGAAGAATCATTTTTCTGTGTCCCATACAGCAATAGAGAAAACTTTGAATTTTCAGACACGAAACCAATGTTTGTGTCTGaggaaaataagaataagtTCAGAGATAACGTTTTATATAGCATGCCTTGTTTGATTAAATCATCCTATGGGTACAatgtttattttaaaaaaggtctAACAGATGCTTCAAAAGTGAAAGCTgatttcgttttttatttcccttctgAAAAGTTCACTTTTTATGAAGCTATTTTTTCCCGTATACACATTATaattttgaggaaaaaaataaaactctTCCTCACTGATTATGCTAGCTGTTCGATAAATGTGCATATCAAGCACAACGCAGAATCGTACACTGTACATGTGGACAGTAACAGCTATTATTTCGCAGAATTGATTAGCAAACTAGGGGACCTCTTATCAGTGAAAGAAACCCCCTCCAAAGAAGAATTTGCCGATGCTTATGATGAATTAAGTATGTACGTGAGAAGTAGCAGAGAATTGGGAGCGGCAAATTcgttaaaaattatgaattcCTTATTTAACCAATATGACCCAACGGACAAAGAGATGGATGACCTTTTAAGCGCATACTTCTTTTATCCTTCATATAAGGATTACACCAAATATGTagttgatttttttcatagAAATTATGTtagcatatttatatatggaaATATTGCAATGACgacggaaaaggaaaacgaaaacgCAACTAGCTACACTGACCAAAATGCTGACAATGGGGGCAGGGGCGTTCCGAATAGTAGCAGTCATGTTAATGTTAAGGATAATACTAATGCTAGTGTTAATGGCAATGCGGATCAGCACAGATCGAGTCTGATGCTTTACACCGAGGCGAATAATAAAGGCAGTGTTTCACAGTGGGAGGAGCGAGATAACAGGCTGCAGGCGCATGAAAAGCTCGGAGAACAGGCGTTTGCAGCAGCTTCCGTTCAAATATCTCACAACGGGGTAGGGATAGAATACTTAGTTAACTTGTCGGAGTCATTCATAAAGAAAGTAACCAATGGTGCTGTAAGACGAAGTGAGTCCACGTACTACACGAGTAAATTAGTTCATAATGAAGATGTCGAAATAAATATTCCCAATATGTCTCAAAATAGGAGCAGCTCAATAATAGTGTCCTACACAATCGAATCAGAAAGTTTGTTAAGCGATGTTTTAATTAACATTATCGTTGATTTAATATCATCCGACTTTGTTAAAGTTTCTAAACTAAGATATAATGATGGTTACATGGTTGAAGTAAAACCATTTTTCACGCGCTATGGATTAAGTGGATTGCTTTTTGTTATTCAGAGTTTTGACAAGGATGTTGAAAAACTGGAGGCACATATATGCACCTTTGTAAAATATGTGATATTTCAACTTATGAACATTGGAATGTCTGATATGGTGAAAAAGCTAGAATCCATGAAGGAGTATTATATCATAAATAACACCATATTTACGTTCGACCAAGAGTATGCATCCATAACGGATCAGCTAGCCTCTGGAATGGAGTGCTTTgacaaaaaatacaaaataataaaaatattcgaTGAATTAATTAATTGCcctaaaataattttgaataaaatgaatgatattttaaaaaattccaagAAGGCAATTTTTAAGGAATATAAAGAAGTTCACGAGTCTTCTGGAAAAAGCGACCAAGTTGAGAATACGAACTCATACATGTGCAATTATTCTCGCAAGGCGCCTCCGAAATTGTCTAGTGTGCAACTGGCAGCGAATTCTCGGTTGGCTaagaaaaacaaaccaaAAGAGAGAACTTTGCGAAATGACACATTTAGGATGAACAAATtacacaaaaaggagaatttcATTAATGTGTCAAATTTCGTTGagataaaaagggaaggttTTTTTCAGTATGTTATGGATTATTTTAGCAGTAACGTGAACTCGCCCTTGAATGACAGCAATTATCTCGACTTTAAAAGCTGCGACGAAGAAATGTCCAAAAGAAACTTCCACgtattttacaattttgccaatgatataaataaaataagggaATACTTTCTCCTTATGTTTTCcagtgataaaaaaattagggaGAAGTGCTCCGTAGATTATGAAGAAATTAGACAGTATTGCAGTGAATACTAA